The Saprospiraceae bacterium genome includes a window with the following:
- a CDS encoding GNAT family N-acetyltransferase — MLDIKRVTAKDDLKKLVLDIRKAQWVPASEISPEDYSVRDLKAFLVRTESVFIVAYCDEQLAGMASAKILNKPNGDIWLYIDEVDVCENFQKQGIGKALMNYLFSFAQESNCDEVWLGTEVDNVPANALYTSIKPSEIQKFIGYTYILKK; from the coding sequence ATGTTAGATATCAAAAGAGTTACAGCAAAAGATGATCTGAAAAAATTAGTTTTAGATATTCGAAAGGCACAATGGGTTCCAGCCTCCGAAATATCTCCGGAAGACTATTCGGTACGAGATTTGAAAGCGTTTTTGGTGAGAACAGAAAGTGTGTTTATAGTTGCTTATTGTGATGAACAATTAGCAGGTATGGCTTCTGCAAAAATTTTAAACAAACCCAATGGTGATATTTGGCTCTATATTGACGAAGTAGATGTATGTGAAAACTTCCAAAAACAAGGCATTGGTAAGGCATTGATGAATTACTTATTCAGCTTTGCTCAAGAGTCCAATTGTGATGAAGTATGGCTTGGCACTGAAGTTGACAATGTGCCTGCCAATGCACTATACACTTCCATTAAACCTTCTGAGATTCAGAAATTTATCGGCTACACGTATATTCTCAAAAAATAA
- a CDS encoding transposase, whose protein sequence is MLKKSSKHLQLDMFSSPVSLFSGKVQTVYENPDAWHNLFRKEVIMRIDEELFSPLYSDSQGRPNASIRVMIGMMILKEADGLSDEKIFENCRFNLLYRSALGLLNLSDTIPTESTYYLFRHNVAAYDKENGKNLFAEVFAQTTKDQCIEFGVSGKKIRMDSKLLGSNIAWLSRYELIHKTLELYYKEIKDNAHLEATLKEKLEDALKMQGDKVVYTHTSQEVKSKLKELGTLISKVLELTEGSQTDSYKTLQRVFTEQYEITEDKMIVAKEKESISAQSVQSPHDTDSTYRSKGGNDGQKNKK, encoded by the coding sequence ATGCTAAAAAAATCATCAAAGCACCTACAGTTGGATATGTTTTCAAGCCCTGTTTCATTATTTAGTGGCAAGGTACAAACAGTGTATGAAAATCCTGATGCCTGGCATAATCTATTTCGCAAAGAAGTGATTATGCGCATAGACGAGGAGTTGTTCAGTCCTTTATATAGTGATAGTCAAGGCAGACCAAATGCATCCATACGAGTAATGATAGGGATGATGATATTGAAGGAAGCAGATGGTTTGAGTGATGAGAAGATATTTGAAAACTGTAGATTCAACTTGTTATATCGAAGTGCATTAGGGTTATTAAATTTAAGCGACACCATACCTACAGAATCCACTTACTATCTATTTCGGCACAATGTAGCAGCTTATGACAAGGAAAACGGAAAAAATCTATTTGCAGAAGTATTTGCCCAGACGACAAAGGATCAATGTATTGAATTTGGAGTAAGCGGCAAGAAAATAAGAATGGACAGTAAGTTATTGGGAAGTAATATAGCATGGTTGAGCCGTTACGAATTGATACATAAAACGTTAGAGCTTTATTACAAGGAAATAAAAGACAATGCTCACTTAGAAGCTACACTTAAAGAGAAGCTGGAAGACGCACTAAAAATGCAAGGAGACAAAGTAGTGTACACCCATACGAGCCAGGAAGTTAAGAGTAAATTAAAAGAGTTAGGTACCCTGATATCGAAAGTATTAGAGCTAACCGAAGGCTCACAAACAGACAGTTACAAAACATTACAAAGAGTATTCACCGAACAGTACGAGATCACCGAAGATAAAATGATAGTAGCCAAAGAAAAAGAATCCATATCGGCGCAGTCTGTACAATCGCCACACGATACCGACAGTACCTACCGTAGCAAAGGAGGTAACGATGGACAAAAAAACAAGAAGTAA
- the tuf gene encoding elongation factor Tu: MAKSTFVRTKPHVNIGTIGHVDHGKTTLTAAITYVLSEKGFAEKKDYDSIDAAPEEKERGITINTAHVEYETENRHYAHVDCPGHADYVKNMVTGAAQMDGAILVCAATDGPMPQTREHILLARQVGVPAVVVFMNKVDLVDDPEMLELVEMELRELLSSYQFDGDNAAIIQGSALKALEGDANAKQQILDLMAAVDAQIPEPVRDVDKPFLMPIEDVFSITGRGTVATGRIERGVINTGDPVEIIGMMKAGDKPLTSTVTGVEMFRKILERGEAGDNAGILLRGIDKEAIRRGMVIIKPASVKPHAHFKCEIYVLGKDEGGRHTPFFNGYRPQFYFRTTDVTGDVSLPAGVEMVMPGDNVSLEVKLISPIAMEKGLRFAIREGGRTVGAGQVTEIIS, translated from the coding sequence ATGGCTAAATCAACATTTGTAAGAACCAAACCACACGTAAATATCGGAACGATTGGTCACGTTGACCACGGTAAGACTACCCTTACTGCCGCAATTACTTACGTGCTTTCTGAGAAAGGCTTCGCTGAGAAAAAAGATTATGACTCAATCGATGCTGCACCGGAAGAAAAAGAAAGAGGTATCACTATCAACACTGCACACGTAGAGTATGAAACAGAAAACAGACACTATGCTCACGTAGATTGTCCAGGTCACGCCGATTATGTGAAAAACATGGTAACTGGTGCTGCTCAAATGGACGGTGCTATCTTAGTATGTGCTGCTACTGATGGACCTATGCCTCAAACAAGAGAGCATATCTTGCTTGCAAGACAAGTAGGTGTACCTGCAGTAGTTGTATTTATGAACAAGGTCGATCTTGTAGACGATCCTGAAATGTTGGAACTTGTTGAAATGGAATTAAGAGAACTATTGAGCTCTTACCAGTTTGACGGTGACAATGCTGCTATTATTCAAGGTTCTGCATTGAAAGCTCTCGAAGGAGATGCTAATGCAAAACAACAAATCCTTGACTTGATGGCTGCAGTTGATGCTCAGATTCCTGAGCCTGTAAGAGATGTAGATAAGCCTTTCCTTATGCCTATCGAAGACGTATTCTCTATCACTGGTAGAGGTACAGTTGCAACTGGTAGAATTGAAAGAGGTGTTATCAACACTGGTGATCCGGTTGAAATCATTGGTATGATGAAAGCTGGAGACAAACCTTTGACTTCTACAGTTACTGGAGTTGAGATGTTCAGAAAAATCCTTGAAAGAGGCGAAGCTGGAGACAATGCCGGTATCCTTTTGAGAGGTATTGACAAGGAAGCTATCAGAAGAGGTATGGTTATCATCAAACCTGCATCTGTGAAGCCTCACGCTCACTTCAAGTGCGAAATCTATGTTCTTGGTAAGGACGAAGGAGGAAGACATACACCATTCTTTAATGGGTACAGACCTCAGTTCTACTTCAGAACAACTGACGTTACGGGTGATGTTTCTCTTCCAGCAGGTGTGGAAATGGTAATGCCGGGTGATAACGTTTCCCTTGAAGTAAAATTGATAAGCCCGATTGCAATGGAGAAAGGTCTTCGTTTTGCGATCAGAGAAGGTGGTAGAACAGTAGGAGCAGGTCAGGTAACTGAAATCATTTCTTAA
- a CDS encoding nucleotidyl transferase AbiEii/AbiGii toxin family protein: MIKEWFDSYNAKTQDEISKAKREIIQYITLAGLSRSDFFSKASYYGGTALRMLYGLPRFSEDIDFSLNYSDPNFTLQDYFPYIEKECILHGLEVDLSIKEKVEPNDVESAFLKDNTEWNILTVNQKFAPTIKIKVEIDRNPPLSFETEPKLIIRPFSFYVKTFKEPYLFAGKMHALLFREWKTRVKGRDWYDFEWYIKRGTTLSLSHLQSRAIQSNHLPKDTILDKEILSQLLVEKISRTDIENALYDIKRFIQNPKELDIWSKQYFLDLVSMMKVV, encoded by the coding sequence ATGATAAAAGAATGGTTTGACTCATATAATGCAAAGACACAAGACGAAATCTCTAAAGCAAAAAGAGAAATTATTCAATACATTACATTGGCTGGGCTTTCACGAAGTGATTTTTTTTCAAAAGCATCATATTACGGTGGCACTGCTTTGAGAATGCTGTATGGTTTGCCTCGATTCTCAGAAGATATCGACTTTTCCTTAAATTATTCTGATCCTAATTTTACGCTTCAGGATTACTTCCCATATATTGAGAAAGAATGTATTCTGCATGGTCTCGAAGTTGATTTGTCCATCAAAGAAAAAGTAGAGCCAAATGATGTCGAATCAGCCTTTTTAAAAGACAATACAGAATGGAATATTTTGACAGTAAACCAAAAGTTTGCACCTACTATCAAAATAAAAGTAGAAATTGACCGAAACCCGCCATTATCGTTCGAGACTGAACCAAAACTCATCATCAGACCCTTTTCATTTTATGTCAAAACTTTTAAAGAGCCCTATTTATTTGCCGGTAAAATGCATGCTTTGCTATTTAGAGAATGGAAAACCAGAGTTAAGGGAAGAGATTGGTATGATTTTGAATGGTATATAAAAAGAGGAACAACTTTATCTCTGAGTCACTTACAATCAAGAGCAATACAAAGTAATCATTTACCTAAAGATACAATATTGGATAAAGAAATTTTATCGCAACTGCTTGTGGAGAAGATTTCAAGAACTGATATAGAAAACGCTTTGTACGACATCAAAAGATTCATCCAAAACCCAAAAGAACTCGATATCTGGTCAAAACAATACTTCCTGGATTTAGTCAGCATGATGAAGGTGGTGTAG
- the maf gene encoding septum formation protein Maf, translating into MTDASRYPRIVLGSKSPRRYQLLSDSGFDVEVRTQEDEEDFDINMPVNEVAEMLAVRKADAIKGTLKPNEILITADSVVILGEKIYNKPADYDEAVKILTALGGKQHTVITGVCVMSMESMNSFSVSTLVTFDQMTSEEIDYYITNYKPYDKAGAYGIQDWIGLCKVKEINGSYSNIMGLPMRELYQALIKFGVTL; encoded by the coding sequence ATGACTGACGCATCACGATATCCAAGAATCGTTTTAGGGTCTAAATCACCGAGAAGGTACCAATTGCTATCAGACTCGGGGTTCGATGTCGAAGTCAGAACTCAGGAAGATGAGGAAGATTTTGATATCAATATGCCTGTAAATGAAGTGGCTGAGATGCTGGCTGTACGAAAAGCTGATGCCATCAAAGGCACACTCAAACCCAACGAAATACTTATCACTGCTGACAGTGTCGTCATCCTTGGGGAAAAAATCTATAACAAGCCCGCTGATTATGATGAAGCGGTAAAAATTCTTACTGCTCTTGGAGGAAAACAGCATACTGTCATAACTGGTGTATGTGTCATGTCTATGGAAAGTATGAATTCGTTTTCTGTATCCACTCTTGTGACTTTTGATCAGATGACATCCGAAGAGATAGATTATTATATCACAAATTACAAACCTTATGATAAAGCTGGGGCTTATGGTATACAGGATTGGATTGGACTGTGTAAAGTGAAGGAAATTAATGGCAGCTATTCCAACATCATGGGGCTACCCATGAGAGAGTTGTATCAGGCTTTAATAAAATTTGGTGTAACATTATGA
- a CDS encoding geranylgeranylglycerol-phosphate geranylgeranyltransferase: MEFLKNWTPYIYITRPKNLLIVGFTQYIIYHYLFYSVNNDLALSDHLLYLFIFDTILIAASGYIINDIFDFQTDVVNKPEKTYIPIAITLKNAYIYYYLILSTGFFIALYIAITTDNIPLLVLYPVVCGMLYLYSKKFKNTVLTGNIIVSLFVSFVPGVILIAERELVFMNSTPEFHNVAVQLFIFYIVFSFIVNLIREIIKDIEDENGDRINGYLTLPIKYGIPIAKMCCISLSLVTITSLVAWMSLTTIPLDFRVKMYILLLIAAPMMIIVQILTGTTHKRDFSKVSTILKWIMLAGLGALILITKTIP; this comes from the coding sequence ATGGAATTTCTAAAAAATTGGACTCCATATATATACATCACCAGACCAAAAAACCTTTTGATTGTCGGTTTTACACAATATATCATCTACCACTATTTGTTTTACTCGGTCAATAATGACTTGGCTTTGTCTGATCACCTTTTGTACCTGTTCATTTTTGATACCATCCTCATAGCAGCAAGTGGTTACATTATAAATGATATTTTTGACTTCCAAACGGACGTTGTCAATAAGCCGGAAAAAACATATATACCTATAGCTATTACTCTAAAGAACGCATACATTTATTATTACCTGATTTTGTCAACAGGATTCTTTATAGCCTTATATATCGCAATCACGACAGACAATATTCCTTTGTTGGTTTTATATCCGGTAGTTTGTGGTATGCTGTATTTATATTCAAAAAAATTTAAAAATACAGTTCTTACAGGCAATATCATTGTAAGTTTATTTGTATCATTTGTCCCTGGTGTCATTTTAATTGCGGAAAGAGAGTTGGTATTTATGAATTCTACTCCTGAATTTCATAACGTTGCAGTTCAATTATTCATTTTTTATATTGTATTTTCATTTATAGTCAATCTCATCAGGGAAATCATCAAAGACATTGAAGATGAAAACGGTGACAGAATAAATGGATATTTGACATTACCAATAAAATATGGCATACCGATAGCAAAAATGTGCTGTATTTCTTTGTCATTAGTCACTATCACCTCGTTGGTCGCATGGATGTCATTAACTACCATTCCTTTGGATTTCAGAGTAAAGATGTATATACTATTATTGATAGCAGCTCCAATGATGATCATTGTCCAGATACTGACAGGAACCACCCATAAAAGAGATTTCAGTAAGGTAAGTACCATCCTGAAATGGATAATGCTGGCAGGACTAGGTGCCCTTATTTTAATAACAAAAACAATACCTTAA
- a CDS encoding MBL fold metallo-hydrolase, with translation MKISWQTPKVTVFESSLYRTTTTVIELGDSVMIVDPNWLPSEIDHIFEFVHTEHRNKKQFLLFTHSDYDHIIGYGKFKDAVVISSDTFGQSQKKEAVLQQIIEFDNEFYISRSYPIVYPVTDIIIEKDMERLEIGGLDMIFFKSPGHTKDGIFTIIPQLQLWIAGDYHSNIEMPFIDHSFEAYKKTVLKSEEILKTFTEVQFLIPGHGDVAKSRVEIQARIKNDTTYLELLELSTVHHDKDAEIQIHHLNSQYSTNPTLLKAHHKNMEMVSGMAYL, from the coding sequence ATGAAAATATCCTGGCAAACACCTAAAGTGACCGTTTTTGAAAGTAGTTTGTATCGCACAACGACAACAGTAATAGAGTTGGGCGATTCAGTTATGATCGTGGACCCAAACTGGTTGCCTTCAGAAATCGATCATATATTTGAATTTGTACACACCGAACACAGAAATAAAAAGCAATTCCTGTTATTTACGCATTCAGACTACGATCATATCATAGGTTATGGTAAATTTAAGGATGCAGTAGTGATTTCATCTGATACTTTCGGACAAAGTCAAAAAAAAGAAGCAGTGCTGCAACAAATCATTGAATTTGACAATGAGTTTTATATATCAAGGTCCTACCCTATTGTTTATCCCGTTACGGATATTATAATAGAAAAAGATATGGAACGATTGGAAATTGGTGGTCTGGACATGATATTTTTTAAGTCACCTGGACATACAAAAGATGGAATCTTTACCATCATTCCGCAATTACAATTATGGATAGCCGGTGATTATCACAGTAATATTGAGATGCCATTTATTGATCATAGTTTTGAAGCATATAAAAAGACTGTTTTAAAATCTGAAGAAATTTTGAAAACTTTTACTGAGGTCCAATTTCTGATACCCGGACATGGAGATGTAGCAAAATCAAGGGTTGAAATTCAGGCCAGAATAAAAAATGATACAACTTACCTTGAACTTTTGGAGCTTTCAACGGTGCATCATGACAAAGATGCTGAGATTCAAATACATCATCTGAACAGTCAATATTCTACAAACCCCACATTGCTGAAAGCCCATCATAAAAATATGGAGATGGTATCCGGAATGGCATACCTTTAA
- a CDS encoding BtrH N-terminal domain-containing protein, with product MNFENIKPFEGQHCETTATGTLLRQLDIELSEPMLFGLGEGLGFVFWNMKTMDFPFIGGRIKTDLLTHNIAKNLNLELTVNETASTQKAWDAVKHLIDRGQAVGLKLDCYHLEYFSRPFHFAGHYVAIYGYDKDYAFLVDTKQQGGQVKTSLKSLALARAEKGPMSSKNLYYTLTKTGKKFDLKTAILTSIRNNAKDYLNPPITNIGYKGIQKTSKEIIKWFDNSKDIENEFKASAMMMEKAGTGGALFRNLYRDFLKESYDLVKLNVLKQVHTEFMDIANMWSEVSSLFVQVSESKDREYVEQASDILKQLSINEKKAMEKLLKNIANTI from the coding sequence ATGAATTTTGAAAACATAAAACCATTTGAAGGACAACATTGTGAAACGACTGCAACAGGCACCCTACTGCGACAGCTTGATATAGAACTTTCCGAACCCATGCTTTTTGGGCTCGGAGAAGGGCTTGGTTTTGTTTTTTGGAATATGAAAACAATGGACTTCCCATTTATTGGTGGTAGAATCAAGACAGATCTGTTGACTCATAATATTGCCAAAAATCTAAACCTGGAATTGACAGTAAATGAAACAGCTTCAACTCAAAAGGCTTGGGACGCTGTAAAACATTTGATAGATCGGGGTCAGGCAGTTGGACTTAAATTAGACTGTTATCATTTGGAGTATTTTTCCCGACCTTTTCATTTTGCGGGACATTATGTTGCAATATATGGCTACGACAAAGACTACGCTTTTTTGGTGGACACCAAACAACAAGGTGGACAGGTAAAAACAAGTTTAAAAAGTTTGGCATTGGCCAGAGCAGAGAAAGGACCTATGTCATCCAAAAACTTATACTACACGCTGACCAAAACTGGCAAAAAGTTTGACTTAAAAACAGCAATTCTTACATCTATTCGCAATAATGCAAAGGATTATCTGAATCCACCTATTACAAACATTGGATACAAAGGCATCCAAAAAACAAGCAAAGAAATAATCAAATGGTTTGATAATAGCAAAGATATTGAAAATGAATTCAAGGCGTCTGCAATGATGATGGAAAAAGCAGGCACGGGCGGTGCATTATTCAGAAATCTGTACAGAGATTTTTTAAAAGAGAGTTATGATCTCGTGAAACTTAATGTTTTAAAACAAGTTCATACAGAATTTATGGATATTGCAAATATGTGGTCTGAAGTTTCCTCACTGTTTGTACAGGTAAGTGAATCAAAGGACCGAGAATATGTTGAACAGGCTTCTGATATCTTAAAACAACTTTCAATAAATGAGAAAAAAGCAATGGAAAAATTATTAAAAAATATAGCCAATACTATCTAA
- a CDS encoding DUF1801 domain-containing protein: protein MNYNQKVSDYIGNANTEQIEILEELRILIHDTVANVSEEIKWNMPVFNNGKDFAYLRFAKKHITLGFYNIDKIQDPDNILEGEGNTLKHIKIKNKDEIRKNVICEWLKQIAN, encoded by the coding sequence ATGAATTATAATCAAAAAGTATCGGATTATATTGGCAATGCAAATACAGAACAAATTGAAATTCTTGAAGAATTGCGCATACTCATTCACGACACAGTTGCCAATGTGTCCGAAGAAATAAAGTGGAATATGCCGGTATTTAACAATGGTAAAGATTTTGCTTATCTGAGATTTGCAAAAAAGCACATAACTCTTGGTTTCTACAACATTGACAAAATTCAGGACCCTGACAATATATTGGAAGGAGAAGGGAATACATTGAAACATATTAAGATTAAAAATAAGGATGAAATTCGAAAAAATGTGATCTGTGAATGGCTGAAGCAAATTGCGAATTAA
- a CDS encoding endonuclease/exonuclease/phosphatase family protein, whose product MTRFLYLAFIFLCIPGILVQSEKLPYSNPGKFKSLAEDIIISEKIEYGALTLISYNTWGLPISLNGHDQERRFADVSENLLKEEPDILMLQETFHTSIRQKITSSLSGKYYSYTDYRKNRQIIPFINIDCHGGLMTLSKYPIVEEKFFPFPISKETSFIEKTGAKGFLISKIKFGKENIYVLNTHLYAGHNDKAEMQRKLQMEIIHKTLHELDLESETLILAGDFNVHHPCVAPSIVYDYITKELNYTDSKPEITEEDYTMDHVSNPFVSDKEPRTKLDYIFTSKAFSDNYAVVRQARTMTHHKPFSDHFGWKVEVRRKG is encoded by the coding sequence ATGACAAGGTTTTTATACTTAGCGTTCATCTTTTTATGCATTCCAGGCATCTTAGTCCAATCCGAAAAACTTCCATATTCTAATCCTGGAAAATTTAAATCGTTGGCAGAAGACATCATCATTTCAGAAAAAATCGAATATGGTGCTTTAACATTGATCAGCTACAATACATGGGGCTTGCCAATAAGCCTTAACGGTCACGATCAGGAGAGAAGGTTTGCCGATGTATCCGAAAACTTGCTTAAAGAAGAGCCGGATATTCTGATGCTGCAGGAAACATTTCATACTTCAATAAGACAAAAAATCACATCTTCGTTATCAGGCAAATACTACAGTTACACTGATTATAGAAAAAATCGTCAAATTATACCCTTTATCAACATAGACTGCCACGGAGGACTGATGACTTTGAGTAAATATCCGATTGTTGAAGAAAAATTCTTTCCTTTTCCAATATCTAAAGAAACATCATTTATCGAAAAAACAGGAGCAAAAGGATTTCTTATATCCAAAATAAAATTTGGTAAAGAAAATATCTATGTTTTGAATACGCACCTTTATGCGGGTCATAATGATAAGGCTGAAATGCAAAGAAAACTACAAATGGAAATTATCCATAAAACGTTGCATGAACTGGATCTCGAAAGTGAAACATTGATATTAGCAGGTGACTTTAATGTACATCATCCTTGCGTGGCACCCTCTATAGTGTATGACTATATTACCAAAGAATTGAATTATACCGACTCAAAACCTGAAATTACAGAAGAAGACTATACAATGGATCATGTAAGTAATCCATTCGTATCAGATAAAGAGCCCAGGACAAAATTGGACTATATATTTACTTCCAAAGCTTTTTCAGACAACTATGCAGTTGTCAGACAAGCCAGAACAATGACTCACCATAAACCATTTTCAGACCATTTTGGATGGAAGGTGGAAGTGAGGAGGAAAGGTTAA
- a CDS encoding glyoxalase — translation MTRLETIIAVKDVDKSSKWYQDLLNLKSTHGGGNFEMLADKNGTVILCLHRWEEHDHPTMRDPNITIGNGLILYFRVSDLKNIWNKAVNLNLVIEQKLHLNTNSGQQQFILKDIDNYYLIISE, via the coding sequence ATGACAAGATTAGAAACAATAATTGCTGTAAAAGACGTTGACAAAAGTTCAAAATGGTATCAAGACTTATTGAACCTAAAAAGCACTCACGGTGGCGGCAATTTTGAAATGTTAGCAGATAAAAACGGGACTGTAATATTATGTCTTCACCGTTGGGAAGAACATGACCACCCAACAATGAGAGACCCCAACATTACCATCGGTAATGGACTAATTTTATATTTTAGGGTTTCGGATTTAAAGAATATTTGGAATAAGGCAGTTAATTTAAACCTTGTCATTGAACAAAAACTTCATTTGAACACAAATTCAGGGCAACAGCAATTCATTCTTAAAGATATTGATAATTATTACCTAATAATCTCAGAGTAA
- a CDS encoding type IV toxin-antitoxin system AbiEi family antitoxin domain-containing protein gives MELNPETTFNVADIPITHAILASSLSDYARVNDKIAYMVEKGELTKVQRGLYVFTNSKNKNNYINYNIANIIYGPSYVSRFSALSYYGLLSEHTVAIESMALSRYREYHTSVGNFTYFHSARDTFSIGINSFNKDQYTSFLMATPEKALCDLIWSEKSLPIRSLDDIVFYLEEDLRLDMSFFKEADTSIFTQCQMMGNKKNEIGLLLKLK, from the coding sequence ATGGAGTTAAATCCTGAAACAACTTTTAATGTTGCGGACATTCCGATAACACATGCTATCTTAGCTTCATCTTTATCAGATTATGCACGGGTCAATGACAAAATTGCTTACATGGTAGAAAAAGGTGAATTGACAAAGGTACAGCGTGGTTTATATGTATTTACTAACTCGAAAAATAAAAACAACTATATAAATTATAACATAGCTAATATTATTTATGGTCCTTCCTATGTCAGTCGTTTTTCAGCACTCAGTTACTATGGTCTCTTATCTGAGCATACCGTTGCTATCGAGTCTATGGCTTTGAGCCGTTATAGAGAATACCATACTTCGGTCGGCAATTTTACCTATTTTCACTCAGCAAGAGATACATTTTCTATAGGTATTAATTCATTTAATAAAGACCAATATACTTCTTTCCTCATGGCTACACCTGAGAAAGCCCTTTGTGATCTTATTTGGTCAGAAAAATCACTACCCATAAGATCTTTGGATGATATCGTCTTTTATTTGGAAGAAGATCTGAGGTTGGATATGTCTTTTTTCAAAGAAGCGGATACTTCTATTTTTACACAATGTCAGATGATGGGAAATAAAAAAAATGAAATAGGTTTACTATTAAAATTAAAATAA
- the iscX gene encoding Fe-S cluster assembly protein IscX, whose translation MAFEDIDNLPIGWEDHEDIGMKLYEKFGDEFDEGKIYRIRFTELLDWILEISNFEGKREDCTEGHLEQIQAKWVYEWRDNQ comes from the coding sequence ATGGCATTTGAAGATATTGACAACCTTCCTATCGGCTGGGAAGATCATGAAGATATAGGTATGAAACTTTATGAAAAATTCGGTGATGAATTTGATGAAGGAAAAATATACAGGATCAGGTTTACTGAACTGTTGGATTGGATTCTCGAAATTTCAAATTTTGAAGGCAAAAGAGAAGATTGTACCGAAGGTCACCTTGAGCAGATTCAGGCAAAATGGGTGTATGAGTGGAGAGATAATCAATAG
- a CDS encoding 3-deoxy-D-manno-octulosonate 8-phosphate phosphatase: protein MDFSLLNHISTFIFDVDGVFTNSEVIVMENGDYVRIMSTRDGQAVKIAMEAGYNVAIITKGFSAGVRKRFEFLGVPHIYDSLPEKTQAFEDYVKKLQLKREEILFMGDDMPDLPLYDRVAVSACPSDGATENLNRAMFISSKKGGHGCVREVIEKVMRLQGKWNF, encoded by the coding sequence ATGGATTTCTCACTTCTAAATCACATATCAACTTTTATATTCGATGTAGATGGTGTTTTCACCAACAGTGAGGTGATTGTTATGGAAAATGGTGATTATGTCCGTATCATGAGTACCCGGGATGGTCAGGCAGTCAAAATTGCTATGGAAGCAGGCTATAATGTAGCCATCATCACTAAAGGATTTTCAGCAGGAGTGAGAAAGCGTTTTGAGTTTTTGGGTGTACCACATATTTATGATAGTTTGCCAGAAAAGACGCAGGCATTTGAGGATTATGTCAAAAAGCTGCAACTAAAAAGAGAAGAAATCCTCTTCATGGGTGATGACATGCCAGATCTTCCCCTTTATGATAGAGTTGCAGTCAGTGCATGTCCTTCAGATGGAGCTACTGAGAATCTCAATCGGGCGATGTTTATTTCTTCAAAAAAAGGAGGACATGGATGTGTCAGAGAAGTGATTGAAAAAGTTATGAGATTACAAGGAAAATGGAATTTCTAA